A window of the Thermoanaerobacter uzonensis DSM 18761 genome harbors these coding sequences:
- the xylB gene encoding xylulokinase gives MYFLGIDLGTSAVKIILIEEKGNVIGSTSKEYPVYYPQPGWSEQNPEDWWNATKDGIRELIIKTGVKNYDIKGIGLSGQMHGLVLLDENNNVLMPAILWNDQRTQEECDYITQTLGKERLTKYTGNKALTGFTAPKILWVKKHRPEIYKKIKHILLPKDYIRFKLTGEYATDVSDASGTLLFDVENRRWSKEMLDALDIPYDWMPKCYESTGVTGYVTKEAADLTGLKEGTIVVGGGGDQASGAVGTGTVKSGIVSVALGTSGVVFASQDKYVVDEENRLHSFCHANGKWHVMGVMLSAAACLKWWVDKIINFNGSSITYEKLLEEAEKVTPGSGGLIFLPYLMGERTPHSDPYARGCFIGLNMTHNRGHMTRAILEGVALGLRDSLEIIKELNIPVNEVRVSGGGAKSVLWRQILADIFGVRVDMVNATEGPAFGAAIMAAVGYGIFKDVEEACSTLIKVTDSVYPIGENVSKYDEIYQIYRGLYKALKDRFGEIASIN, from the coding sequence ATGTATTTTCTTGGGATAGATTTGGGTACATCAGCTGTAAAGATAATTTTAATAGAGGAAAAGGGAAATGTAATAGGAAGCACATCAAAAGAATATCCAGTATATTACCCTCAGCCAGGCTGGTCAGAACAAAATCCTGAAGACTGGTGGAATGCCACAAAAGATGGCATACGTGAGTTAATAATTAAAACTGGTGTAAAAAATTATGATATAAAAGGCATAGGTTTAAGTGGACAAATGCATGGGCTTGTACTTTTAGATGAGAACAACAATGTACTGATGCCTGCTATACTTTGGAATGACCAAAGGACGCAAGAGGAATGTGATTATATTACCCAAACATTAGGCAAAGAAAGATTGACAAAATATACAGGGAACAAAGCATTAACAGGATTTACAGCGCCAAAGATATTATGGGTAAAAAAACATCGCCCTGAGATATATAAAAAGATTAAACATATACTTTTGCCTAAAGATTATATCAGATTCAAACTTACAGGGGAATATGCCACAGATGTGTCAGATGCATCAGGTACATTGTTGTTTGATGTAGAAAATAGAAGATGGTCAAAAGAGATGCTAGATGCGTTAGACATTCCCTACGATTGGATGCCTAAATGCTATGAATCCACAGGAGTAACTGGATATGTAACGAAAGAGGCAGCAGATTTAACAGGGTTAAAAGAAGGGACAATAGTTGTAGGCGGAGGAGGAGATCAAGCAAGTGGAGCAGTAGGGACAGGTACAGTAAAAAGCGGCATAGTATCAGTTGCACTTGGCACTTCAGGAGTTGTATTTGCAAGTCAAGATAAATATGTAGTAGACGAAGAAAACAGGTTACATTCTTTTTGCCATGCTAATGGTAAGTGGCATGTAATGGGAGTAATGCTCTCAGCGGCCGCCTGCCTAAAATGGTGGGTAGATAAAATAATCAACTTTAATGGTTCTTCTATAACATATGAAAAGCTTTTAGAAGAAGCAGAAAAAGTAACACCAGGCAGTGGTGGATTAATATTTCTCCCTTATCTCATGGGCGAAAGAACACCACATAGTGACCCTTATGCAAGAGGGTGTTTTATAGGACTTAACATGACTCACAATAGAGGGCATATGACAAGAGCAATACTTGAAGGGGTAGCATTAGGACTTAGAGACTCGCTTGAGATAATAAAAGAACTCAATATACCGGTAAATGAAGTCAGAGTAAGCGGTGGCGGTGCAAAAAGTGTGTTGTGGAGACAAATACTTGCAGACATTTTTGGTGTCAGAGTAGACATGGTAAATGCGACTGAAGGACCAGCTTTTGGCGCAGCAATAATGGCAGCAGTGGGATATGGAATATTTAAAGATGTTGAGGAGGCATGTAGTACACTCATCAAAGTGACTGATAGTGTGTATCCAATAGGAGAAAATGTAAGTAAATATGATGAAATATATCAGATTTATAGAGGTTTGTATAAGGCCCTTAAAGATAGGTTTGGGGAAATAGCTAGTATAAATTAA
- the xylA gene encoding xylose isomerase, translating into MEYFKNVPKVQYEGPKSNNPYAFKFYNPDEIIDGKPLKEHLRFSVAYWHTFTANGTDPFGAPTMQRPWNHLSDPMDIAKARVEAAFEFFEKLDVPFFCFHDRDIAPEGENLKETNKNLDTIVAMIKDYLKTSKTKVLWGTANLFSNPRFVHGAATSCNADVFAYAAAQVKKALEITKELGGQNYVFWGGREGYETLLNTDMELELDNLARFLHMAVEYAKEIGFEGQLLIEPKPKEPTKHQYDFDAANVYAFLKKYDLDKYFKLNIEANHATLAGHDFQHELRYARINNMLGSIDANMGDMLLGWDTDQFPTDIRMTTLAMYEVIKMGGFDKGGLNFDAKVRRASFEPEDLFLGHIAGMDAFAKGFKVAYKLVKDGVFDRFIEEKYKSYREGIGAEIVNGKANFKILEEYALNNPKIENKSGKQELLESILNQYLFSE; encoded by the coding sequence ATGGAATACTTCAAAAATGTACCAAAAGTACAATACGAAGGACCAAAGTCAAACAACCCATATGCATTTAAATTTTACAATCCTGATGAAATAATAGATGGGAAACCTTTAAAAGAACACTTGCGTTTTTCAGTAGCGTACTGGCACACATTTACAGCCAATGGGACAGATCCATTTGGAGCACCTACAATGCAAAGACCATGGAATCATCTAAGTGATCCTATGGATATTGCTAAGGCGAGGGTAGAGGCAGCTTTTGAATTTTTTGAAAAGCTTGACGTACCGTTTTTTTGTTTTCATGACAGAGATATAGCTCCAGAAGGGGAGAATTTAAAAGAGACGAACAAAAATTTAGATACAATAGTTGCAATGATAAAAGACTACTTAAAGACGAGCAAAACAAAAGTATTATGGGGTACAGCAAATCTTTTTTCAAATCCGAGATTTGTACATGGAGCAGCAACTTCCTGTAATGCAGATGTATTTGCATATGCAGCGGCACAAGTAAAGAAAGCCCTTGAGATAACAAAAGAACTTGGAGGACAGAACTATGTATTTTGGGGTGGAAGAGAAGGATATGAAACACTACTCAATACAGATATGGAATTGGAACTTGATAACCTCGCAAGATTTTTGCACATGGCAGTAGAATATGCAAAAGAGATAGGATTTGAAGGGCAGCTTTTAATTGAGCCAAAACCTAAAGAACCGACAAAACACCAATATGATTTTGACGCAGCGAACGTATATGCATTTTTGAAGAAATATGACCTTGATAAATACTTCAAATTAAACATAGAAGCAAACCATGCGACACTTGCAGGACATGACTTTCAGCATGAATTAAGATATGCAAGAATTAACAATATGTTAGGCTCTATAGATGCAAATATGGGAGATATGCTTTTAGGATGGGATACAGACCAATTTCCGACAGACATACGAATGACAACCCTTGCAATGTATGAAGTCATTAAGATGGGTGGTTTTGACAAAGGAGGACTTAACTTTGATGCAAAAGTAAGACGTGCTTCATTTGAACCAGAAGACCTATTTTTAGGGCATATTGCAGGAATGGATGCTTTTGCAAAAGGATTTAAAGTAGCCTATAAGCTTGTTAAAGATGGTGTATTTGATAGATTTATAGAAGAAAAATACAAAAGTTATCGAGAAGGCATAGGAGCAGAAATAGTAAATGGAAAAGCGAACTTTAAAATTCTTGAAGAATATGCATTAAACAATCCAAAGATTGAGAACAAATCAGGCAAGCAAGAGTTGTTAGAGTCAATATTAAATCAGTATTTATTTAGTGAATGA